The sequence below is a genomic window from bacterium.
CTCAAGCCCGATTCGTTTCACGCCTACCAGGCACGGGCAAACGCCTTAAGACGCATGGAGCGATATGACGAGGCGATTGCGGATTACGATGAGGCGATAGAGCTTAAGCCTCGTAGTGCGAAGGCCTTTTTGAATCGAGGTGTGGCCTATCACAAGAAGGGTGATTTTGAGCATGAGATCAGAGACTACTCCAGCGCCCTTCAGATCGACCCCCAATACCTGACAGCGCTTGATAATCGGGGTTTGGCCTACACTAGTACAGGTCAACTGGACGACGCCATTGCTGACTACTCCAGGATAATCTCGATAGACCCGCAGCGTGCGACGGCATACATGGGTAGCGCCTGGGCGATGTGCCTGTCGGGCAAGTTCGAGGACGCGCTGGTTGACGCCAGCAAGGCGATAGAGCTCGATCCGCAGGACCCTGACGCCCTAGACACGAGGGGCTACGCCTATGCCGGTCTTGGCCACCACGAGAAGGCCATAGCCGACTATGATAAGGCAATTGACTTAAAGCCGGACCTCGTCAGCGCGCGCATTCACAGGGCAGAGAGTCTCGCAGCGATCGGGAAGTTCGACGCCGGTCTCCTCGATGCCAATAAAGCGATCGAGCTCGATGCCGAAAGCGCCCACGCTTACGACGCCAGAGGCAACGTTTATGCTGAGATGGGCCAATACAAAGAGGCGCTTGCGGATTACGACAAGGCGATAGCGCTCAAGCCGGGCTACGCGGAGGCGTTCTTTCACCGGGCCAAGCTTCATTATGCGCACGCCCTCCTTGACAAGGCACTCGCCGACTACGCCGGGGCGATCGCGCTTGACCCGCACAGAGCGGACTTTTTTCTGGCCCGCGGGCCCCTTTACGAGGACCGGGAAATGTTTGGGGCTGCAATCGCGGATTACACGAGCGCAATAGCCGCCGAACCAACTTGCTCAGAAGCGTATCTCAGGCGAGGGTTCGTCTATTTCACACAGGGAAAGTTCAAACGCGCCGTCGCGGATTACAACGTTGCGATACAGATCGATCCCCAATGTGACCAGTGTTACATGGGCCGTGCCCAGGCCTGCGCCTCGCTGCGCCTCAACGACGAGGCGATCAGGAGTTGCGACAAGGCTATCGAGATCAGCCCGGGCAGTTGGGAGGCGTTCCAGCTGCGTGGCTCGTGTCATCTGGAGAAGGGGGAGTTTGCGGCGACGGTCTCAGACTGCGGCAGGGCAATCGAGCTTAACCCTCAGTGCAGCGAGGCATACAACAATCGAGGGTTCGCCAGGGCCGCTCTGGGGCAAGTGAAGGAATCGCTCGAGGACTACGGATGTGCGGTAGAGTTGAACCCGACGTTCGCTGATGCCTACTTCAACATGGCCACGGTTTATGAGGCGATCGGGGAAATTGATCAGGCTATTCGGGCCTATAAGCTGTTTGTTCGATATGCGCCTCCAGAGCGCAGCGGGAGCGTTCGGAACGCCAGAATAAAGGTCCTGGAACTGGCGAGGCGCAAGGGTCGGGAGTAACTCGCTGGCGCTACAAGATGCACGAAATCGCACTCACATGAATCCTATGCTATTATCAGAACGCCCCACTAGAAGGGTGCTCCGCCGATTCTTTTGGTGAGTTGTCCCGGACCGCGGCGACATGTTTCTCAAGGTAGGCAAGCGTCTTCAGCGCTAGGATGAGGCCCATTGCAAGAATGATGAGGATTAAAAAACTGTATTTGAACGGAATGAGAACCGTTATGAAAGCGATAACGCCGAGGTATGCTGAGACAAAGTAGATAAGGACAACGGCCTGTCGCTGGGAGAGGCCAAGCGTAAGGAGCCTGTGATGTAGGTGCTCGCGGTCGGCCTTGAAGGGGTGAGTTCCGCGAAAGAGCCTTCTGAGAAAGGCGAGTCCCGTGTCCATCAGCGGAACCGCCATTGAGGTGATTGGGACGAGCAGGGCGACAGCGACGGTGCTCTTGGACGCTCCGAGCAGGGACATGGCCGCAAAGATGAAGCCGAGGCACATACTTCCCGTATCGCCCATGAAGATGCTTGCGGGAAAGAAGTTGAATTTGAGGAAGCCGAGGACGGCGCCTGCGACCGCGACGGAGAGCAAGCCGATCTGATAATCACCCCTGTAAATTGTAACGGACATCAAAGTCAGCGACGCTATGAAGACGACGCCCGCTGCGAGACCGTCGAGTCCATCGATTAGGTTCACCGAGTTAGTCAAACCGACAACCCAAAGCACGGTGAGCATCACTCCGACGGCAGCGGGGACGGCGATTGAGCCGGTCTGCGAAAGCGGAGAGGTGAACTTCTCTATGCCGAACCCGTAGAGAATGAGCACGATTGATGCGATAATCTGCCCCACGAGTTTCAAGGTAGGTCGCAAACCCTTGATGTCGTCGTAGATGCCCACACCCATCACGATGAGGCATCCGATGAACATGCCGGTCAGCTTGCGTGCGAGCGCGTTGCTGGGATCAGGGCACAGCTGAAGGCCGAGCAGCGCCGAGATGCCAAACGCGGCGATTATCGCGATGCCGCCGAGCGACGGGATAGGTTTTGAATGGACCTTTCTATGGCTAGGAAAGTCCATGGCGCCAATGCGCCTCGCCAGCGCCCTGACAATGGGCGTGAGCACGAGAGAGACGGCGACGCCGGTCGCAAAGACCGCTGCGTATGTCAGTAAGAGGGTCATTAGCATGTCCCTCGATACGCTTTCGAGTCGGTGGGTTCAGAAGCAGAATCAGGATATGTCCTGTTCATTGGAGCTCGGTCCAGACTTGCTCCGGCCTGCCAAGAAGGATCCTGTCGATGGCCTCCTTGCCCTGCATAAACGAGTGATCGGTGTTGCCTATCTCGTAGCGCCAGCCGCCAAATCTGCCCCTCGACAGGATATTGTGTGATTCAAGGAACTCGAGCACCGTCCTGAGATTCTGGTTCCTGTCAAGCGTCGGGACGGGATAGGAGTGGCTCAGTTTGATGACTTTTGTGCTGACTAGGCCGTCAACATCTTGAGTCGCAATGAGGCCGGCGGCGATGAGCCCATCGAGCGCGCTTTCAACGGCGCTGCGAGCGACATTATCGAGCTCGTGTGGTTGGCAGGAGACCTCGCAGACGAGGGAGTGGTGGTCTGCATCGGGGACGTTGTTCGGGGAGTAGTTTGAGAAATAGGTAACGCGGTAGAAGGGTGAATTGTCCTCCGGAAAATACATCCAGCACTTGTCGCTTGGACATGGGTTCCGGAAGCCCAGACCGACCATGACACCCGCGGTGGTCCCGAGCCTTGAGGCGGCGTCCCGCACAGCGTCAGGCGCGACTCGAGTAATCGCTGCGAGCTCGTCCAGAGGTACGCTGGTCAGCAGGGCGTCAAAAGTGGTTCGCACGCCGTTTTCAAACTCGAGCGTCCTCGAGTTGAGGTCCAGAGCGATGAGGCGATGGTTCAAATGGAGGTGTTCTTTGACGTGCTGTCGGTAGCCCTCGAACATGGCCCCGGTGCCGCCATTCAGTGGGAACCTGAACTTGCTGTTGGGACCCCAGCCCACATCGTCTTTCTGAAGGACAACGTTGCCAAGTACCCTCTCGAAATCGATGACGCTGACGCGCTCCGCTATCCAGTCTTTCGACATTCTCTCCAACGGAAACTTCCAGGCCATGTTGTTGTAGGGGACCATGAAATGCCTCGCAATGCCTCTTCCGAAGACTGCGTCGATCCATTCACGGAAGTTAGAGGAACGATGGCTG
It includes:
- a CDS encoding FAD-dependent oxidoreductase, whose translation is MSKKIVIVGAGPTGIGAAYRLNELGHESWDIYEQNGYLGGLAASFTDDKGFVWDVGGHVVFSHYDYFDRYVDSVLGDDYLSHERRSFIRIYDKWVPYPFQNNIRYLPKEIVLECLVGLFEASRDSHRSSNFREWIDAVFGRGIARHFMVPYNNMAWKFPLERMSKDWIAERVSVIDFERVLGNVVLQKDDVGWGPNSKFRFPLNGGTGAMFEGYRQHVKEHLHLNHRLIALDLNSRTLEFENGVRTTFDALLTSVPLDELAAITRVAPDAVRDAASRLGTTAGVMVGLGFRNPCPSDKCWMYFPEDNSPFYRVTYFSNYSPNNVPDADHHSLVCEVSCQPHELDNVARSAVESALDGLIAAGLIATQDVDGLVSTKVIKLSHSYPVPTLDRNQNLRTVLEFLESHNILSRGRFGGWRYEIGNTDHSFMQGKEAIDRILLGRPEQVWTELQ
- a CDS encoding tetratricopeptide repeat protein; translated protein: MTSVMRRHTALAAIVAIALVGVLLGCAARMADSQWKKGMSAESKGRIDDAIRYYSKAIELNPEHKTAYRMRGTLYLMEKKEYDLAIADLSKALEIDPSDVDCLINRGVAYRKKGEYGKSIADLTRAIELKPDSFHAYQARANALRRMERYDEAIADYDEAIELKPRSAKAFLNRGVAYHKKGDFEHEIRDYSSALQIDPQYLTALDNRGLAYTSTGQLDDAIADYSRIISIDPQRATAYMGSAWAMCLSGKFEDALVDASKAIELDPQDPDALDTRGYAYAGLGHHEKAIADYDKAIDLKPDLVSARIHRAESLAAIGKFDAGLLDANKAIELDAESAHAYDARGNVYAEMGQYKEALADYDKAIALKPGYAEAFFHRAKLHYAHALLDKALADYAGAIALDPHRADFFLARGPLYEDREMFGAAIADYTSAIAAEPTCSEAYLRRGFVYFTQGKFKRAVADYNVAIQIDPQCDQCYMGRAQACASLRLNDEAIRSCDKAIEISPGSWEAFQLRGSCHLEKGEFAATVSDCGRAIELNPQCSEAYNNRGFARAALGQVKESLEDYGCAVELNPTFADAYFNMATVYEAIGEIDQAIRAYKLFVRYAPPERSGSVRNARIKVLELARRKGRE
- a CDS encoding MraY family glycosyltransferase codes for the protein MTLLLTYAAVFATGVAVSLVLTPIVRALARRIGAMDFPSHRKVHSKPIPSLGGIAIIAAFGISALLGLQLCPDPSNALARKLTGMFIGCLIVMGVGIYDDIKGLRPTLKLVGQIIASIVLILYGFGIEKFTSPLSQTGSIAVPAAVGVMLTVLWVVGLTNSVNLIDGLDGLAAGVVFIASLTLMSVTIYRGDYQIGLLSVAVAGAVLGFLKFNFFPASIFMGDTGSMCLGFIFAAMSLLGASKSTVAVALLVPITSMAVPLMDTGLAFLRRLFRGTHPFKADREHLHHRLLTLGLSQRQAVVLIYFVSAYLGVIAFITVLIPFKYSFLILIILAMGLILALKTLAYLEKHVAAVRDNSPKESAEHPSSGAF